In the genome of Hyphobacterium sp. CCMP332, one region contains:
- the rsmI gene encoding 16S rRNA (cytidine(1402)-2'-O)-methyltransferase, with protein MEKHSLYFIGTPIGNLADMSERAKEVLSSVDIVLAEDTRNSGLLLKHFSISAKMESFHAHNEHKVLEGIIERIQKGETFALISDAGMPAISDPGYLLLRAAVSKAIDFTIIPGPAAFLAALLLSGFPTDKFIYEGFIPHKKGRQTFIEAWKDEKRTVVFYESPHRIVKCLEQMKEFLGPDREVAVVREITKKFEETIRGSLEELCEIFKTKTIKGEFVVVLKGEE; from the coding sequence ATGGAAAAGCATTCTCTGTATTTCATCGGGACGCCAATTGGCAATTTAGCCGATATGAGCGAGCGTGCAAAGGAAGTTCTTTCTTCAGTTGATATCGTCTTGGCCGAGGACACGCGCAATTCAGGACTATTACTAAAACATTTTAGTATATCTGCCAAAATGGAAAGCTTTCATGCCCATAATGAGCATAAAGTACTAGAGGGAATAATTGAACGCATTCAAAAGGGAGAAACGTTTGCTTTAATTAGCGATGCCGGTATGCCTGCTATATCAGATCCGGGTTATTTACTTTTAAGGGCAGCGGTAAGCAAAGCAATAGATTTTACAATTATTCCTGGCCCTGCAGCATTTCTGGCAGCCTTGCTCTTATCCGGATTTCCTACGGATAAGTTTATTTATGAAGGATTTATTCCACATAAAAAAGGAAGACAAACTTTTATAGAGGCCTGGAAAGATGAAAAAAGGACGGTGGTTTTTTATGAAAGCCCACATCGTATCGTCAAATGTTTGGAGCAAATGAAGGAATTTCTTGGTCCCGATCGGGAGGTAGCCGTCGTTCGCGAAATCACAAAGAAATTTGAAGAAACCATAAGAGGCAGCCTTGAAGAGCTTTGCGAAATATTCAAAACCAAGACCATCAAGGGTGAGTTTGTGGTGGTGCTGAAGGGGGAGGAGTGA
- the lnt gene encoding apolipoprotein N-acyltransferase, giving the protein MQATFFQNWNFLDKKLNRWILTVFSSTLLSVSWPIHGFPFLIFFAFIPILILNEKFDRSRNGAFYLHVYTAFLIWNVLTTYWVYNSTPVAILAFTANSLLQMIPIFAFRMTFFRANRNFSFTALPIYWISFEYLHLTWQLSWPWLTLGNVFSEYPEIVQWYEYTGVLGGSLWIWVVNIMTFTFINRYKDQNQKFPRLFLAYTLLVIASPIAESLGQYNSYENQGDLAEIVVVQPNIDPYKEKFADSENFIPFEKQVQRFVELSKSKITDKTKLVIWPETAIDSQFDETALEDYSILDSIRAFRNSYSHIALLTGITTFQFYPEGTKSTSSRYAERYDLYYDIYNTALFINQKDQLQTYHKSKLVPGVEIMPYPAIFGFLQDLSIDLGGTSGGFGRQSERTVFETYDGLKIAPAICYESIYGDFMSNYMRNNANMIAIITNDGWWGDTPGYHQHNSYAKLRAIEFRKSIARSANTGISGFFDQKGNEIIQTEYWKEDVISYSIQLNNEHTVYADWGDYLGRIGGFVAVAMFLSAFVKGKTTMIKKPKS; this is encoded by the coding sequence ATGCAGGCTACCTTCTTTCAAAACTGGAATTTCCTTGATAAAAAGTTGAATCGCTGGATTCTGACTGTCTTTTCATCAACATTATTATCTGTTTCCTGGCCCATCCACGGATTTCCGTTTTTAATATTTTTTGCATTTATACCTATTCTCATTCTCAACGAAAAATTTGACAGAAGTAGAAACGGGGCTTTTTATTTACACGTTTATACTGCTTTTCTCATTTGGAATGTCCTGACCACCTATTGGGTTTACAACTCAACTCCTGTAGCAATACTTGCCTTTACTGCGAATTCACTTTTACAAATGATACCAATCTTTGCTTTCCGAATGACATTTTTTCGGGCAAACAGAAATTTTTCATTCACCGCGCTTCCGATTTACTGGATCTCCTTTGAATACCTTCATTTAACCTGGCAATTGTCATGGCCTTGGCTAACCCTGGGAAATGTTTTCTCGGAATATCCTGAAATTGTTCAATGGTATGAATATACCGGAGTACTTGGGGGTTCGCTATGGATTTGGGTGGTAAACATTATGACTTTCACTTTTATTAATCGGTATAAAGACCAAAATCAAAAATTTCCCAGGCTCTTTCTGGCCTATACATTATTGGTAATCGCAAGTCCGATTGCAGAATCACTGGGCCAATATAATAGCTATGAAAATCAGGGTGATTTGGCAGAAATTGTGGTAGTGCAACCTAACATTGATCCATACAAAGAAAAATTTGCAGACTCAGAAAATTTTATACCCTTTGAAAAACAGGTACAGCGATTTGTAGAACTATCGAAATCTAAAATTACGGATAAAACCAAATTGGTAATTTGGCCGGAAACCGCAATCGATAGCCAGTTTGATGAAACCGCACTCGAGGATTACAGCATCCTTGATTCGATAAGGGCATTTAGGAATTCTTATTCGCATATTGCCTTACTAACCGGGATCACTACTTTTCAATTTTATCCGGAAGGTACCAAATCCACTTCATCAAGGTATGCCGAGCGATATGATTTGTACTATGATATTTACAATACAGCACTTTTTATTAATCAAAAAGACCAGCTCCAAACTTATCATAAATCAAAACTTGTTCCAGGCGTAGAAATCATGCCTTATCCGGCAATTTTTGGTTTCCTACAAGATCTTTCCATAGATCTGGGCGGCACATCCGGAGGTTTTGGCAGACAAAGCGAAAGAACGGTATTTGAAACATATGATGGTTTAAAAATAGCTCCTGCCATATGTTACGAATCCATATACGGTGACTTTATGTCGAATTATATGCGCAATAATGCGAATATGATTGCCATAATCACCAATGACGGTTGGTGGGGGGATACACCGGGTTACCATCAACATAATTCTTATGCAAAGCTACGAGCCATAGAATTCAGAAAAAGCATCGCCAGATCAGCCAATACTGGTATTTCAGGGTTTTTCGATCAGAAAGGAAATGAAATAATTCAAACCGAGTACTGGAAAGAAGATGTCATCTCTTACAGCATTCAATTGAATAATGAGCATACGGTATATGCGGATTGGGGTGATTATTTAGGAAGAATTGGTGGTTTTGTGGCTGTGGCCATGTTTTTGTCTGCTTTTGTGAAAGGTAAAACCACCATGATTAAAAAACCGAAGTCATAA
- a CDS encoding inositol monophosphatase encodes MDLNDISNQVATIARKTGEYIKAEAKGITLKRADYKGINDLVTYVDKESERRIVEELSQILPEADILAEEGNYLSKNSRFKWIIDPLDGTTNFVHGIPAYSISIALVENDIPIVAVVQDVDREECFKAYSGGGSYLNNNKIEVSKSQNLSDCLMATGFPVTVFDKSSLLLQITESFIRETHGVRRIGSAALDLAYVSCGRFEGFFEYNLNAWDVAAGALLVKEAGGIVSDFKGKNNYLFGKEILAANALHPKMLELISRDWE; translated from the coding sequence ATGGACCTTAATGATATAAGCAATCAGGTTGCAACAATCGCCAGAAAAACCGGGGAATATATAAAAGCTGAGGCCAAAGGAATAACTTTAAAACGCGCAGATTATAAAGGCATCAATGATCTGGTTACTTATGTCGATAAGGAAAGTGAAAGAAGGATAGTTGAAGAGTTAAGTCAAATTCTACCTGAAGCAGATATATTGGCTGAAGAGGGTAATTATTTAAGCAAAAACTCCAGATTTAAATGGATAATCGATCCATTGGATGGTACTACGAATTTTGTACATGGCATTCCTGCCTACTCCATCTCCATCGCATTGGTAGAAAATGACATTCCTATAGTTGCAGTAGTTCAGGATGTGGATAGAGAAGAATGTTTTAAAGCTTATTCGGGAGGAGGAAGCTATTTAAATAATAATAAAATTGAAGTTTCGAAGAGTCAAAATCTTTCAGATTGTCTGATGGCTACAGGTTTTCCGGTTACTGTTTTTGATAAGTCATCGCTATTACTTCAAATCACAGAATCGTTTATTCGTGAAACGCATGGCGTACGCAGAATCGGTTCAGCAGCATTGGATTTGGCCTATGTTTCCTGTGGAAGATTCGAGGGATTTTTTGAATATAATCTCAACGCCTGGGATGTTGCGGCCGGAGCTTTGCTTGTAAAAGAGGCCGGGGGAATTGTAAGTGATTTTAAGGGGAAGAATAATTATTTATTTGGCAAAGAAATTCTCGCTGCCAATGCATTGCATCCGAAAATGCTTGAGCTTATTTCCAGGGATTGGGAATGA